Proteins from one Geomonas agri genomic window:
- a CDS encoding bifunctional alpha/beta hydrolase/OsmC family protein, whose protein sequence is MNTKKITFTNANGTRLAARLELPDDERPVAYAIFAHCFTCSKNIKAAVNITRAMSSRRIAVLRFDFTGLGESEGDFAETTFSSQVSDLVAAAEFLEREYEAPRLLVGHSLGGSAVLVAAGAIPSATAVATIAAPYNPSHLRRLLGESAEEAERQGEATVNLGGSDFTIRKSLLDDLAAQRPTETLAHLQGALLVLHSPADTIVKIDNATQIFQAAHHPKSFVSLGSADHLLSEAADSRYAGEVIASWAMRYLDGVGAEPVAQRQFLAADNRVTARTGAEGFRTEIFANGFNLTADEPISYGGSNEGPSPYEFLMAGLAACTTMTVQMYARRKGWPLVEALVRLSHHKIHAEDCQDCDSQDRRLDQFVRELELIGALDQEQRQKLLEIAEKCPVHRTLTSEIRVETRLKESMVEV, encoded by the coding sequence ATGAACACGAAGAAAATCACCTTTACCAATGCCAACGGTACTAGGCTGGCGGCAAGGCTGGAGCTTCCCGACGACGAGCGCCCGGTCGCCTACGCCATCTTCGCCCACTGCTTCACCTGCTCCAAGAACATCAAGGCCGCGGTCAACATCACGCGGGCCATGAGCAGCCGGCGCATCGCCGTGCTTCGCTTCGACTTCACCGGACTCGGCGAGAGCGAAGGGGACTTCGCCGAGACCACCTTCTCTTCGCAGGTGAGCGACCTGGTGGCAGCGGCGGAGTTCCTGGAGCGCGAGTACGAGGCGCCGCGGCTTTTGGTGGGGCATTCACTGGGGGGCTCGGCGGTGCTCGTTGCCGCCGGTGCGATACCTTCGGCGACGGCGGTGGCCACCATCGCGGCTCCCTACAACCCGTCCCACCTGCGCCGCCTGCTGGGAGAGTCAGCCGAAGAGGCAGAGCGCCAGGGGGAAGCGACCGTCAACCTCGGCGGCAGCGACTTCACCATCCGGAAAAGCCTGCTCGACGACCTGGCGGCACAGCGACCGACCGAGACACTGGCCCATCTGCAGGGGGCGCTCCTGGTGCTGCATTCTCCCGCAGACACCATTGTGAAGATCGACAACGCGACCCAGATCTTCCAGGCGGCCCACCACCCTAAGAGCTTCGTCTCGCTGGGGAGCGCCGACCACCTGCTTTCCGAGGCGGCGGACTCGCGCTATGCCGGCGAGGTGATCGCCTCCTGGGCCATGCGCTATCTCGACGGCGTCGGGGCCGAGCCCGTGGCACAGCGGCAGTTTCTGGCCGCCGACAACAGGGTCACCGCCCGCACCGGGGCCGAAGGCTTCCGCACCGAGATCTTCGCCAACGGCTTCAACCTTACAGCGGACGAGCCGATCAGCTACGGCGGCAGCAACGAGGGACCCTCGCCGTACGAGTTCCTGATGGCGGGCCTCGCGGCCTGCACCACCATGACGGTGCAGATGTACGCCCGGCGCAAGGGGTGGCCGCTGGTCGAGGCGCTGGTGCGGCTGTCCCATCACAAGATCCACGCCGAGGACTGCCAGGATTGCGATTCCCAGGACCGTCGCCTGGACCAGTTCGTGCGGGAACTGGAACTGATCGGCGCACTGGACCAGGAACAGAGGCAGAAGCTTTTGGAGATTGCCGAGAAGTGCCCGGTGCATCGCACTCTCACCAGCGAGATCCGGGTGGAAACGAGGCTGAAGGAAAGCATGGTCGAGGTATAG
- a CDS encoding FeoB-associated Cys-rich membrane protein gives MGVADVVIAGAIVAGACYILYATLWKKKGCCGCEGGSCCKK, from the coding sequence ATGGGAGTCGCCGATGTGGTCATTGCCGGCGCTATCGTGGCCGGAGCCTGCTACATCCTGTACGCTACGCTGTGGAAGAAGAAGGGATGCTGCGGCTGCGAAGGGGGGAGTTGCTGCAAGAAGTAG
- the feoB gene encoding ferrous iron transport protein B, whose amino-acid sequence MSTQLKYRDEEFDGEVSGQGAQARIITVAVAGNPNSGKSTLINAIAGTRLHVGNWAGVTVEKKEALFEFGGRKIRLVDLPGTYSLSPYSQEEIVARDYLVHQRPDLIINVVDATNLERNLYLTVQIMELGIPVVMALNIYDEAQEKGYRIDDKAIEQMLGIAVVPTSATKKTGLDELLATVLHVADTPEPRAPKKLNYGEDIEVASDYLAKAFSTSYPALLQRYPQRWLLLKLMEQDCHVMKELNLDNLGFLDQALHHLRRVHGEDVESIMADARYSLASGLTREVLHKPELRQTELTEKIDKVVLNRFLGIPIFMAAMWLLFKLTFDLSAPFGKWIGAMTDGPFKRWASAILTPLGAPDWTVSLVNDGVIAGVGSVLVFVPVIFAMMFFITFLEGSGYMARAAFVMDRTMHAIGLHGKSFIPMLLGFGCNVPGIYATRTLENPKDKVLTALLVPLMSCGARLPVYVLFVGIFFPKNSSTVIWSLYVMGILLAVGMGLVFKRTLFRGEAPMFIMELPPYRMPSLHSLCVHTWEKGKHFLFKAGTYIFAVSVLVWFLLNLPWGVEHKRDSYLGQAGAAIAPVFQPVGFGNWEAASSLITGVIAKEIVVGTMGEIYAPKKDEKKEVPTVREDLKEVGTSFGAACVTAVKTLLYLPQAEEKEQDQGGLKLAIQGAFTPLSAYAFMAFVLLYMPCIVAIAAMRQEFGTWKWAGVGLIYQTALAWTAALIIYQGGRHLGLGG is encoded by the coding sequence ATGAGCACGCAGCTGAAATACCGGGACGAGGAATTCGACGGCGAGGTCTCCGGCCAGGGCGCCCAGGCGCGCATCATCACGGTGGCGGTGGCCGGCAACCCGAACTCGGGCAAATCGACCCTGATCAACGCCATCGCCGGCACCAGGCTCCACGTGGGCAACTGGGCCGGGGTCACGGTGGAAAAGAAGGAAGCGCTCTTCGAGTTCGGCGGCAGGAAGATCCGGCTGGTGGACCTCCCCGGCACCTACTCGCTCTCCCCCTATTCGCAGGAGGAGATCGTGGCGCGCGATTACCTGGTGCACCAGCGCCCGGACCTGATCATCAACGTGGTCGACGCCACCAACCTGGAGCGCAACCTCTACCTCACCGTCCAGATCATGGAACTGGGCATCCCGGTGGTGATGGCGCTCAACATCTACGACGAGGCCCAGGAGAAAGGGTACCGGATCGATGACAAGGCGATCGAGCAGATGCTGGGTATCGCGGTGGTGCCCACCTCGGCTACCAAAAAAACCGGCCTGGACGAATTGCTGGCGACGGTGCTGCACGTGGCGGACACGCCGGAGCCGCGGGCTCCCAAAAAGCTCAACTACGGCGAAGACATCGAGGTCGCCTCCGACTACCTGGCCAAGGCCTTCAGTACCAGCTATCCCGCGCTGTTGCAGCGCTACCCGCAACGCTGGCTGCTCCTGAAGCTGATGGAACAGGACTGCCACGTGATGAAGGAGCTGAACCTGGACAACCTCGGCTTCCTGGACCAGGCACTGCACCACCTGAGGCGGGTCCACGGCGAGGACGTCGAGTCCATCATGGCCGACGCTCGCTACTCGCTCGCCTCCGGCCTGACCCGGGAAGTGCTGCACAAGCCCGAACTGCGCCAGACCGAGCTGACGGAGAAGATCGACAAGGTCGTGCTGAACCGCTTCCTGGGCATCCCGATCTTCATGGCGGCCATGTGGCTCTTGTTCAAGCTCACCTTCGACCTCTCCGCCCCCTTCGGCAAGTGGATCGGCGCCATGACCGACGGTCCCTTCAAACGCTGGGCCTCCGCCATCCTGACCCCGCTCGGGGCGCCGGACTGGACCGTGTCGCTGGTGAACGACGGGGTGATCGCCGGGGTGGGATCGGTGCTGGTCTTCGTGCCGGTCATCTTTGCCATGATGTTTTTCATCACCTTCCTGGAGGGGAGCGGCTACATGGCCCGCGCGGCCTTCGTAATGGACCGCACCATGCACGCCATCGGCCTGCACGGCAAGTCCTTCATCCCGATGCTGCTCGGTTTCGGCTGCAACGTCCCCGGCATCTACGCGACGCGCACGCTGGAGAACCCCAAGGACAAGGTGCTCACCGCGTTGCTGGTACCGCTCATGTCCTGCGGCGCGCGCCTGCCGGTATATGTGCTCTTCGTGGGCATCTTCTTCCCGAAGAACTCGAGCACCGTGATCTGGTCGCTGTACGTGATGGGGATCCTGCTCGCCGTAGGCATGGGGCTCGTCTTCAAGAGGACACTGTTCCGCGGCGAGGCGCCCATGTTCATCATGGAGCTCCCCCCTTACCGCATGCCGAGCCTGCACAGCCTCTGCGTGCACACCTGGGAGAAGGGGAAACACTTCCTGTTCAAGGCCGGTACCTACATCTTCGCCGTCTCGGTGCTGGTCTGGTTCCTGTTGAACCTCCCCTGGGGCGTCGAGCACAAGCGCGATTCCTACCTGGGGCAGGCCGGCGCCGCCATCGCGCCGGTGTTCCAGCCGGTGGGTTTCGGCAACTGGGAGGCCGCCTCCTCGCTGATCACCGGCGTCATCGCCAAGGAGATCGTGGTCGGGACCATGGGCGAGATCTACGCGCCCAAGAAGGACGAGAAGAAGGAAGTCCCGACAGTGCGGGAAGACCTGAAGGAAGTGGGCACCTCCTTCGGCGCGGCCTGCGTCACTGCGGTGAAAACTCTGCTCTACCTGCCCCAGGCCGAAGAGAAGGAGCAGGACCAGGGCGGCCTGAAGCTCGCCATCCAGGGAGCTTTCACCCCGCTTAGCGCTTATGCCTTCATGGCCTTCGTCCTGCTCTACATGCCGTGCATTGTCGCCATCGCGGCCATGCGGCAGGAGTTCGGCACCTGGAAATGGGCTGGCGTGGGCCTGATCTACCAGACGGCACTGGCGTGGACCGCAGCGCTCATCATCTACCAGGGGGGACGTCACCTGGGCTTGGGAGGTTGA
- a CDS encoding FeoA family protein, producing MNLAKLKPGQKGKITSIGSIGPLKRRLMDMGVLVGEDVKVLKVAPLGDPIEVSIKSYNLSLRKKEAEGIAVEVAG from the coding sequence ATGAATCTGGCAAAGCTGAAACCGGGGCAGAAGGGGAAGATCACGTCGATCGGATCGATCGGTCCGCTGAAAAGGCGGCTCATGGACATGGGCGTGCTGGTAGGGGAGGACGTCAAGGTGCTCAAGGTGGCTCCCCTGGGCGATCCCATCGAGGTGAGTATCAAGAGCTACAACCTGTCGCTCAGAAAGAAGGAAGCCGAAGGTATCGCGGTGGAGGTGGCAGGATGA
- a CDS encoding FeoA family protein, which produces MIPLGLLSAGENGEIVEIAFGRGEAGCTGSTEQEKSMVRVEEMGLRVGKHVEMLTNGGSTILLRVDEARIALARRMAMKIMVRR; this is translated from the coding sequence ATGATACCTCTGGGACTTTTAAGCGCGGGAGAAAACGGCGAGATCGTCGAGATCGCGTTCGGCAGGGGGGAGGCGGGCTGCACCGGCAGCACCGAACAGGAAAAGAGCATGGTCCGGGTCGAGGAGATGGGGCTTCGCGTCGGCAAACACGTCGAGATGCTGACCAACGGCGGCAGCACCATCCTGCTCAGGGTGGACGAGGCGAGGATCGCCCTGGCCCGCCGCATGGCGATGAAAATCATGGTGAGGAGATAG
- a CDS encoding carbohydrate porin yields MFKAKKMTVAGMFLLGNLFLTSGAAFALHPELVVPEQVECKVKACQEIMRLGNKYQVEGLFSKEFQEGKAHCSRMDVALAVHLLTEKMAEKVVKEGNQAVAKEDLVLLSDLKEELRAEMLLVGTRTFQSRHEDLGTRFTALTKNISLSGGMVGVLQGTSGNKPKDSTDVVGRADLVFNFKVGDNTIAVIDVEATGGDGVDAKVPSFSGLNGVAGSTGDRVRFREAWVEHSALNDRLLFTAGKVDLSNYFDSNAVAGDENSQFLSGAFVHSVVLPFPANGPGARIQAKLAEPLVFGIGYGSGDADSAGSSDSADIFNHGVAIAELDYKHKAGELEGNYRIYGAYDGAPADGAGKLVAKNAYSLGVSFDQQVTDKLTLFARYGQRDKGVYAATCAWSAGGQYQGLIADRKDDVVGFAYGQVKAAGTVADAQEKVAEVYYKYKVSDQIEISPVAQYLVDPAGLSGNDNVLALALRAKISF; encoded by the coding sequence ATGTTCAAAGCGAAGAAGATGACCGTGGCCGGCATGTTCCTGTTGGGGAACCTTTTCCTTACCTCGGGGGCGGCGTTCGCGCTGCATCCCGAACTGGTGGTGCCGGAGCAGGTCGAATGCAAGGTCAAGGCCTGTCAGGAGATCATGCGCCTGGGCAACAAGTACCAGGTGGAGGGGCTCTTCTCGAAGGAGTTCCAGGAAGGAAAGGCGCACTGCTCCCGCATGGACGTGGCGCTCGCGGTGCATCTTCTTACCGAGAAGATGGCGGAGAAGGTGGTCAAGGAAGGTAACCAGGCGGTGGCCAAGGAGGACCTGGTGCTCTTGAGCGACCTCAAGGAGGAACTGCGGGCCGAGATGCTCCTGGTGGGGACGAGGACCTTCCAGTCGCGCCACGAGGATCTCGGTACCAGGTTCACCGCCCTCACCAAGAACATCTCCCTCTCGGGCGGGATGGTGGGCGTCCTGCAGGGGACGAGCGGCAACAAGCCCAAGGACTCGACGGACGTGGTCGGACGTGCCGATCTGGTCTTCAACTTCAAGGTGGGTGACAACACCATTGCAGTCATCGACGTGGAGGCGACCGGCGGCGACGGTGTCGACGCCAAGGTGCCCTCCTTTTCCGGGCTGAACGGCGTGGCCGGCTCCACCGGGGACCGGGTCCGCTTTCGCGAGGCGTGGGTTGAGCACTCCGCACTGAACGACCGCCTGCTCTTTACCGCCGGCAAGGTCGATCTCTCCAACTACTTCGACAGCAACGCCGTCGCGGGCGACGAAAACAGCCAGTTCCTCTCCGGCGCCTTTGTCCATTCCGTGGTGCTTCCCTTCCCGGCCAACGGTCCGGGGGCGCGGATCCAGGCCAAGCTGGCGGAGCCGCTTGTCTTCGGTATCGGCTACGGCAGCGGCGACGCCGACAGCGCGGGAAGCTCGGACAGCGCCGATATCTTCAATCACGGCGTCGCCATCGCCGAGTTGGACTACAAACACAAGGCGGGCGAGCTGGAGGGTAACTACCGGATCTACGGTGCCTACGATGGCGCACCTGCTGACGGGGCCGGCAAGCTGGTCGCCAAAAACGCCTACAGCCTGGGCGTCAGCTTCGACCAGCAGGTCACCGACAAGCTGACCCTGTTCGCCCGCTACGGGCAGCGCGACAAGGGCGTCTACGCGGCAACGTGCGCCTGGAGTGCGGGCGGTCAGTACCAGGGACTCATCGCCGATCGCAAGGATGACGTCGTTGGCTTCGCCTACGGCCAGGTGAAGGCGGCCGGGACCGTGGCCGATGCCCAGGAAAAGGTGGCCGAGGTCTATTACAAGTACAAGGTGAGCGACCAGATCGAGATCTCGCCGGTGGCGCAGTACCTAGTCGACCCCGCCGGCCTGAGCGGCAACGACAACGTGCTGGCGCTCGCCCTGCGCGCGAAGATCAGCTTCTAG
- a CDS encoding Fur family transcriptional regulator: MNQTKQKVKEQFHLFLSKQGLKGTMQRNLILDAFLDLDRSTHIDELYLLLRSKHPTIGHATVYRALRLFTAAGVAREINLGDGLTRYEVARLGTRRDYLVCTDCGAVTEFDNSSVEQHQAEVAGSMGFNIQSLKIELRGVCNSCVAQQG, from the coding sequence GTGAACCAAACAAAGCAGAAGGTGAAAGAGCAGTTTCACCTTTTCCTCTCCAAGCAAGGGCTCAAGGGGACGATGCAACGCAACCTGATCCTGGATGCGTTTCTCGACCTTGACCGCTCCACCCATATCGACGAGCTGTACCTGCTCCTGCGGAGCAAGCATCCCACTATCGGTCACGCCACCGTCTACCGCGCGCTGCGACTCTTTACCGCCGCCGGAGTAGCACGGGAAATCAACCTGGGCGACGGATTGACCCGCTATGAAGTCGCGCGGCTGGGAACGCGCCGCGATTACCTGGTGTGCACCGACTGCGGCGCCGTCACGGAGTTCGATAACAGCAGTGTCGAACAGCACCAGGCTGAAGTAGCCGGCAGTATGGGATTCAACATTCAATCGCTGAAGATCGAGTTGCGCGGCGTCTGCAACAGTTGCGTGGCACAACAAGGCTGA
- a CDS encoding DNA-processing protein DprA — protein sequence MHSIGNEALLELRKVAFLCSRKFPQEAAEKAYRWADAQRLAGTCVISGYHSPIEKEVLCRLLQGNQPIIIALAQGLGRLDPAWERHLAAGRLLVISRYAKSVSHPCESKCYQRNKMMIDLADSIVIAHASAGGSLERLCSGYDAKVVLL from the coding sequence ATGCATTCGATCGGCAACGAGGCATTGCTTGAGCTGCGCAAGGTGGCGTTCCTGTGTTCCCGCAAGTTTCCCCAGGAGGCGGCGGAAAAAGCGTACCGCTGGGCCGACGCGCAGCGCCTGGCCGGCACCTGCGTGATCTCGGGGTATCACTCGCCCATCGAGAAAGAGGTGCTGTGCCGACTGTTGCAGGGAAACCAGCCTATCATCATCGCCCTGGCCCAGGGGCTCGGCAGGCTGGACCCGGCATGGGAGCGACACCTGGCGGCGGGACGCCTGCTGGTGATCTCGCGCTACGCCAAGAGCGTGAGCCATCCCTGCGAGTCGAAGTGCTATCAGCGCAACAAGATGATGATCGACCTTGCCGACAGCATTGTCATAGCGCACGCCTCCGCTGGAGGCAGCCTGGAACGGCTTTGCTCAGGCTACGATGCCAAGGTCGTCCTGCTGTGA
- a CDS encoding Hsp20/alpha crystallin family protein → MASWDVFRELDNLRREIDEAFRGAGMNRPFGPTFLSPVTSRRFPMVNFSEDEGNVYVEALVPGVDPKDVELSVLRNTLTISGERKPFAEIKGIVHRTELGSGKFSRTLELPVDIDANKITAQCKDGIMTITMAKAEHAKPKKIEIKLS, encoded by the coding sequence ATGGCAAGTTGGGATGTTTTCAGAGAACTGGACAATCTGAGAAGGGAGATCGACGAAGCTTTCCGCGGCGCCGGGATGAACCGCCCCTTTGGGCCGACGTTCCTCTCGCCGGTGACCAGCCGTCGGTTCCCGATGGTTAACTTCAGCGAGGATGAGGGCAACGTCTACGTCGAAGCCCTGGTGCCGGGGGTCGATCCCAAGGATGTTGAGCTCTCCGTACTGAGAAACACCCTCACCATCAGCGGCGAGCGCAAACCCTTTGCCGAAATAAAGGGGATCGTGCACCGTACCGAACTCGGCTCTGGCAAGTTTAGCCGCACCCTAGAGCTTCCGGTAGACATCGACGCCAACAAGATCACCGCGCAGTGCAAGGACGGCATCATGACCATAACCATGGCCAAGGCGGAACACGCCAAACCGAAAAAGATCGAGATCAAGCTTTCATAA
- a CDS encoding Hsp20/alpha crystallin family protein yields the protein MAPNSLTERNDEMNVQAREETRSNERFIRPAVNIIETEEGLFVTADLPGATKESIDVNVEKGVLTISAPAAHSVPGNAVYREFELGSYFRQFTIPESLDHSKAKADFANGILTLRIPKAEIAKPRRIEVQVS from the coding sequence ATGGCACCCAACAGCTTGACCGAAAGAAACGACGAAATGAACGTCCAGGCCCGTGAAGAGACGAGGTCGAACGAAAGATTCATACGCCCGGCAGTGAACATCATCGAAACCGAGGAAGGCCTGTTCGTGACTGCCGACCTCCCGGGCGCAACCAAGGAAAGCATCGACGTCAACGTGGAAAAGGGAGTCCTCACCATTAGCGCTCCCGCGGCCCACTCCGTCCCCGGCAACGCGGTGTACCGGGAATTTGAACTGGGCAGCTACTTCCGGCAGTTCACGATTCCCGAAAGCCTCGACCACAGCAAAGCCAAGGCGGACTTTGCCAACGGCATCCTCACCCTGCGCATACCGAAGGCTGAGATCGCCAAGCCGCGTCGCATCGAGGTGCAGGTGAGCTGA
- a CDS encoding Hsp20/alpha crystallin family protein: MASLVPEKWREALEHVQDKIGTMLNNLVPARKNEQPLESLSADTIPAFMQRGGPLVDMHETAEELVVRAEVPGMKKEDFSVELVDRRLTIRGEKKVVREGKGGSGGFLSECRYGSFSRSLLLPYPVEEDKIKADLTHGVLTIRLPKPGQQRGTGHRIPIS; the protein is encoded by the coding sequence ATGGCAAGCCTGGTACCTGAAAAGTGGCGTGAAGCCCTTGAGCATGTACAGGATAAGATAGGCACCATGCTGAACAACCTGGTGCCGGCCAGGAAGAATGAACAACCGCTGGAGTCCCTTAGCGCCGACACGATCCCCGCTTTCATGCAGCGTGGCGGTCCGCTGGTCGACATGCACGAAACAGCCGAAGAACTGGTGGTACGTGCCGAAGTGCCGGGTATGAAAAAGGAAGATTTCAGCGTGGAACTGGTTGACCGGCGTCTCACCATCAGGGGAGAGAAGAAAGTGGTGCGCGAAGGGAAAGGTGGCTCGGGGGGATTCCTCTCCGAGTGTCGCTACGGCAGCTTCTCCCGTAGCCTGCTGCTCCCCTACCCGGTCGAGGAAGATAAGATCAAGGCAGACCTCACCCACGGGGTCCTCACCATCCGGCTCCCCAAGCCGGGACAGCAACGCGGCACAGGGCACCGCATCCCTATTTCCTGA
- a CDS encoding methyl-accepting chemotaxis protein, with protein MQWFNDASIRTKLVISFLLLLVLTALLGGLTIVRLGAISGTANDLAQRQLPSLLSISKIQDYFGSYRRGELLQIVSTEQKDVEKYIKRNSEMQAKLQTELENYRRLMDSDEERRLFTAFTDELKLYQAEDPKISELALVNKDTEAGELVRAASSTHFNAALKALDELMAVQVKQTMSKTSAMDSSSASSRTRVMAALVLCLVLGIAMACVIAHLMSTPLRALAGKADQIAKGDLNVEVEETSRDEIGHLSGAFAAMTHSLKEMIGRLTETARGLSDAAGVITAGAQQISVGTEEVAAQAATVSVASEQMAATSADIARNCQLAAGSAKEAAVTTQEGFQVVQRTVDGIRQRGLDARANSKNIESLAERSDQIGAIVATIEDIADQTNLLALNAAIEAARAGEQGRGFAVVADEVRALAERTTRATKEIGDMIRAIQGETKSAIVLMENGVRGAEQEAEAAAQLEGALQLILAQVDAVSTQVSQIATAAEEQTATTGEISSNIQQITQVVNETSRSAEESVTAASGLTRRAEELISLVQRFRI; from the coding sequence ATGCAGTGGTTCAACGATGCTTCCATCAGGACAAAGCTTGTCATATCTTTCCTGCTCCTTCTGGTTCTCACCGCCCTGCTGGGCGGCCTGACCATCGTCCGCCTGGGCGCCATCAGCGGCACCGCCAACGATCTGGCTCAGCGCCAGCTCCCCAGCCTGCTTTCCATCTCGAAGATCCAGGATTACTTCGGGAGCTACCGGCGGGGAGAGCTGCTCCAGATTGTCTCGACGGAGCAAAAGGACGTGGAGAAGTACATCAAGCGCAATAGCGAGATGCAGGCAAAACTGCAGACAGAGCTGGAAAACTATCGCAGGCTCATGGACAGCGATGAAGAGAGAAGGCTTTTTACCGCGTTCACTGACGAGCTCAAACTCTACCAGGCCGAGGACCCGAAGATCAGCGAGCTGGCACTGGTGAACAAGGATACCGAGGCTGGTGAGCTGGTGCGTGCGGCATCCAGTACCCATTTCAACGCGGCTCTTAAGGCGCTGGACGAGCTGATGGCCGTGCAGGTAAAACAGACCATGTCGAAAACTTCGGCGATGGACTCCAGCAGCGCCAGTTCCCGGACGCGGGTCATGGCTGCCCTGGTTCTCTGCCTGGTTCTAGGCATAGCGATGGCTTGTGTCATAGCTCACCTTATGAGTACACCGTTGCGAGCCTTGGCCGGAAAAGCCGACCAGATAGCAAAGGGAGACTTGAACGTCGAAGTGGAGGAAACGTCACGGGACGAGATCGGCCACCTAAGCGGCGCCTTTGCCGCCATGACCCACAGCCTCAAAGAGATGATCGGACGCCTTACCGAAACGGCGCGGGGCCTTTCGGACGCCGCCGGTGTCATCACGGCAGGGGCGCAGCAGATTTCGGTCGGCACTGAGGAGGTCGCTGCCCAAGCGGCTACCGTGTCCGTGGCCAGCGAGCAGATGGCGGCAACTTCGGCCGACATCGCCCGCAACTGCCAACTCGCAGCCGGTAGCGCGAAAGAGGCAGCGGTGACGACGCAGGAAGGATTCCAGGTAGTGCAGCGCACCGTGGACGGGATCCGGCAGCGGGGGCTGGATGCTCGTGCCAACTCCAAAAACATTGAATCTCTCGCGGAGCGGTCGGACCAGATCGGCGCCATCGTCGCCACCATCGAGGATATCGCCGATCAGACCAACCTTCTGGCCTTGAACGCTGCCATCGAGGCTGCGCGTGCCGGCGAGCAGGGACGGGGATTCGCCGTCGTTGCCGATGAGGTCCGCGCCCTGGCGGAGAGGACCACGCGCGCCACCAAGGAGATCGGGGACATGATCAGGGCCATCCAGGGAGAGACCAAGTCGGCTATCGTGCTCATGGAAAACGGTGTGCGCGGAGCCGAGCAGGAGGCCGAGGCCGCGGCGCAACTGGAAGGGGCGTTGCAACTGATCCTGGCGCAGGTCGACGCGGTCAGCACGCAGGTAAGCCAGATCGCCACGGCTGCCGAAGAGCAGACGGCTACCACCGGTGAGATCAGCAGCAACATCCAGCAGATCACCCAAGTGGTCAACGAAACCTCCCGCAGTGCCGAGGAATCGGTAACGGCGGCTTCGGGATTGACACGACGGGCTGAGGAGCTTATCTCCTTGGTGCAGCGCTTCCGGATTTAA
- a CDS encoding YhdH/YhfP family quinone oxidoreductase, with protein sequence MGTKTRFKALVVEKRADQTFTRSVKERDINELDAGELLVRVHYSSLNYKDALSATGHPGVTRRFPHTPGIDAAGEVVSCSDGRFKPGDQVVVTGHDLGMETDGGWGEYIQVPSQWAVPLPAGLTLRESMILGTAGFTAGLSVLKLERAGVRPESGDILVTGATGGVGTLAVSILAKAGYRVVAATGKTGDAPFLTEMGAAEVISREEVTAGGERALMKERWAGAVDVVGGETLAAVLKSTRYGGTVTCCGLVGSAELPVNVHPFILRAVTLVGIDSSRCPSEMRLEVWQRLAGPWRPALLDQMATEVSLEGLEEKIERILQGKVTGRVLVRL encoded by the coding sequence ATGGGAACAAAGACGAGGTTCAAAGCACTGGTGGTGGAGAAGAGGGCGGACCAAACCTTCACCAGGAGCGTTAAAGAGCGTGACATAAACGAACTGGATGCGGGCGAGCTGTTAGTGCGGGTGCACTATTCCTCGCTCAACTACAAGGATGCCCTTTCCGCCACCGGGCATCCCGGCGTGACCAGGCGGTTCCCGCACACCCCGGGGATCGATGCCGCGGGGGAGGTCGTCTCCTGCAGCGACGGCAGGTTCAAGCCGGGTGACCAGGTGGTGGTAACGGGGCATGACCTCGGTATGGAAACCGACGGAGGGTGGGGCGAGTACATCCAAGTCCCGTCGCAATGGGCGGTGCCCCTTCCAGCCGGACTCACCCTGCGGGAGAGCATGATCCTGGGAACGGCCGGGTTCACGGCAGGCCTGTCGGTGTTAAAACTGGAGCGGGCGGGGGTGAGGCCGGAAAGCGGCGACATCCTGGTCACCGGCGCAACCGGTGGTGTCGGTACCCTGGCGGTCAGCATCTTGGCCAAGGCGGGCTACCGCGTGGTGGCCGCCACCGGCAAGACGGGGGACGCCCCCTTCTTGACGGAAATGGGTGCGGCGGAGGTCATTTCGCGGGAAGAGGTGACCGCGGGAGGGGAGCGGGCCCTGATGAAGGAGCGCTGGGCCGGTGCAGTAGACGTAGTCGGTGGCGAGACGCTTGCCGCGGTGCTCAAATCGACCCGCTACGGCGGGACCGTCACCTGCTGCGGCCTGGTGGGCTCGGCGGAACTCCCGGTCAACGTGCATCCTTTCATCCTGCGCGCCGTTACCCTGGTCGGCATCGACTCCTCGCGCTGCCCGAGCGAGATGCGGCTGGAAGTATGGCAGCGGCTGGCGGGTCCCTGGCGCCCGGCATTGCTGGATCAGATGGCGACCGAGGTGTCACTCGAGGGGCTGGAAGAGAAGATTGAGCGCATCCTGCAAGGAAAGGTCACGGGGCGGGTGCTAGTACGGTTGTGA